One Solanum lycopersicum chromosome 2, SLM_r2.1 genomic region harbors:
- the LOC138342000 gene encoding uncharacterized protein: MYFPRESREVKVEEIINLKQGNMSVEEYSLKFSTFSKYVPPLVSYLRDEMSRFMIGVANLVREECHTAVLHDDMTLARLMVYDQSIEESKHGRIAKNLKRSGLSDQGQPRSKKRAQSQEDPRSGKVKFEKEVVLKMENLHVLIVEKVIIRNVYWVLGVVLDVVNMDTR, translated from the coding sequence ATgtactttccccgtgagagTAGGGAGGTTAAGGTAGAGGAgattatcaatctcaagcaaggcaatatgagtgttgaggaatactctttgaagttctcaaCGTTTTCTAAATATGTTCCACCCCTTGTATCTTATCtgagggatgagatgagtagattTATGATAGGGGTCGCCAATCTAGTGAGGGAAGAATGTCATACGGCTgtgctacatgatgatatgaccttagctagactcatggtgtatgatCAATCTATTGAGGAGTCTAAACATGGAAGGATTGCTAAGAACTTGAAAAGAAGTGGTTTAAGTGATCAAGGTCAACCTAGGTCCAAGAAGAGGGCTCAATCTCAAGAAGACCCTAGGAGTGGTAAGGTGAAATTTGAGAAAGAGGTGGTTCTAAAAATGGAAAACCTACATGTGCTTATTGTGGAAAAAGTCATTATACGGAATGTATATTGGGTACTAGGAGTTGTTTTGGATGTGGTAAATATGGACACAAGGTGA